One stretch of Buteo buteo chromosome Z, bButBut1.hap1.1, whole genome shotgun sequence DNA includes these proteins:
- the PGAP4 gene encoding GPI-N-acetylgalactosamine transferase PGAP4 — MFYQAWQLYGRWCRWSSPFIHLLTLTVVTFGVLAPLICHRLLHSYFYLRRWHLNPMSQEFLEQNQQEGQAALHYFEKLQIPNASEASGGDAFQPLLLVTIITVQRRNDFHYVLQVASHFHRLLQNCGARCWSHRILLCNVESDPSSHQDVRLLSSFFPMVSRDKTGENPDPRVNQFEKEKQDYIFCLEQSLLAYNPEYILIVEDDAVPEEEIFPVLQHLLLARFSKPYLRDALYFKLYHPERLQRYFNPEPMRILEWLGVGMFLGPMLNCVYCWATGRPSLSWPIVLFFALYSMALSELVGRHYMLELRRLAPALYNIVPVTECCTPAMLFSAPSAHRALGYLKGLHCRQGFAKDIALYSLLRTKGEKAYVVEPNLVRHVGMYSSLRLNDNPKLL, encoded by the coding sequence ATGTTTTACCAAGCCTGGCAGCTCTATGGGAGGTGGTGCCGTTGGTCCAGTCCTTTTATCCATCTCCTCACACTGACTGTGGTGACATTCGGTGTGCTTGCACCTTTGATTTGTCACCGGCTCCTCCACTCTTACTTCTATTTGCGGCGCTGGCACCTGAACCCCATGAGCCAGGAGTTCCTGGAGCAGAACCAGCAGGAGGGCCAGGCTGCCCTCCATTACTTTGAGAAGCTACAGATACCAAACGCCTCTGAGGCCTCTGGTGGTGACGCCTTCCAGCCCTTGCTGCTGGTCACCATTATCACTGTGCAGAGGCGGAATGATTTCCACTATGTCTTGCAAGTGGCCTCCCACTTCCACCGCCTCCTCCAGAACTGTGGTGCACGTTGCTGGAGCCACCGCATCCTCCTCTGCAATGTGGAGTCAGACCCCAGTAGCCATCAGGATGTCAGGCTGCTGAGCAGCTTCTTTCCTATGGTCAGTCGTGACAAGACTGGCGAGAACCCTGACCCCAGAGTGAACCAGTTtgagaaggagaagcaggacTACATCTTCTGCCTTGAGCAGTCGCTGTTGGCGTACAACCCAGAATATATCCTCATAGTGGAAGATGATGCTGTGCCAGAGGAGGAGATATTTCCTGTCTTGCAGCACCTCTTGTTGGCCCGCTTCTCCAAACCATACCTCAGAGACGCACTCTACTTCAAGCTTTACCATCCCGAGAGGCTTCAGCGCTACTTCAACCCCGAACCCATGAGAATCCTCGAGTGGCTAGGTGTGGGCATGTTTCTGGGGCCCATGCTGAACTGTGTGTACTGCTGGGCAACTGGGCGCCCCAGCCTCAGCTGGCCCATTGTCTTGTTCTTTGCTTTGTACAGTATGGCTTTGTCAGAGCTGGTGGGACGGCATTACATGCTGGAGCTGCGGCGGCTGGCCCCCGCGCTGTATAATATCGTGCCGGTCACCGAGTGCTGCACGCCTGCCATGCTCTTCTCCGCTCCATCTGCCCACCGTGCCTTAGGTTACCTGAAGGGGCTGCACTGCCGCCAGGGTTTTGCTAAGGATATTGCCCTTTACTCGCTGCTGCGTACTAAGGGGGAGAAGGCCTACGTGGTGGAACCCAACCTGGTCCGGCACGTGGGAATGTATTCCAGCCTTCGGCTAAACGACAACCCGAAACTGCTGTGA